One window of the Bactrocera dorsalis isolate Fly_Bdor unplaced genomic scaffold, ASM2337382v1 BdCtg022, whole genome shotgun sequence genome contains the following:
- the LOC125779977 gene encoding uncharacterized protein LOC125779977 isoform X1, with the protein MSVKRATQVLSNSVAAGIEMADSQNLFGSDEYILKCAKPTQLFVKKMNDLFDDLDCKSFVSKNPLKCPLLKNDSGKVQRLFDYIKYLKSLKLPNMAYSRCIGGFCSTIVGMIQLSQELFREQKELSFILLGKLNQDALENFFYRVRASQGINTHPSANEIQYIVARLISMKILRQNFQDKGANCEDDDDINLDWNLGPEDRHLEVEGVEHETEQLDLESFIIPDENFVEEDDTADVQIKRYYTGYGIYQKILCKIHCKKCAMAMTKTQSDLSLYSEALIKAKNYKDDADLRLVNPSDRVFEVCRLQMMWYVNLFNKYAYCSNVRSLMLSAIKEKTENVFPEWFDPTDECFTHKIKLLEYLVTVLLFKNSKWLVKEEISNERHRKRDAKLKKLNFFFYFQVYLVVFSGIFSSYFSPFSALQLSLTFLNTNVVSILFKCNICFKKSK; encoded by the exons atgtccgTAAAACGTGCAACCCAAGTTCTGAGCAATTCGGTTGCGGCTGGCATAGAAATGGCCGATAGCCAAAATTTATTCGGCTCCGacgaatatatattaaaatgtgcaAAGCCTACGCagctatttgttaaaaaaatgaatgatctgTTCGATGATCTAGACTGCAAgagttttgtttcaaaaaatcccTTAAAATGTCCGCTATTGAAAAACGACTCCGGGAAGGTCCAACGCCTCTTTGATTACATTAAGtatttgaaatcattaaaaCTTCCGAACATGGCTTACAGTAGGTGTATAGGTGGGTTCTGTTCCACAATTGTTGGAATGATTCAGTTGAGCCAAGAATTATTCAGGGAACAAAAAGAATTAAGTTTTATATTGCTTGGGAAACTGAATCAAGACgcgttggaaaattttttttatagggtCCGGGCTAGCCAGGGTATCAATACCCATCCGTCTGCCAATGAGATACAGTATATAGTAGCTCGtttaatttcgatgaaaattttgaGGCAAAATTTTCAAGATAAGGGGGCTAATTGTGAGGATGATGACGATATAAATTTAGACTGGAACTTAGGCCCCGAAGATCGTCATCTCGAAGTAGAGGGAGTCGAACATGAAACAGAGCAACTCGACCTGGAATCGTTTATTATTCCAGACGAAAACTTTGTTGAAGAGGACGACACAGCTGACGTCCAGATCAAGCGCTATTACACAGGCTATGGTATTTACcagaaaattttgtgtaaaattcaTTGCAAAAAATGCGCTATGGCAATGACAAAGACACAAAGTGATTTATCGCTTTATTCGGAGGCCCTAATCAAAGCGAAAAATTATAAGGATGACGCGGATTTAAGGCTAGTCAATCCAAGTGATAGGGTCTTCGAAGTGTGTCGACTGCAGATGATGTGGTACGTCAACCTTTTCAACAAATATGCTTATTGTTCAAATGTTCGTAGTCTGATGTTGTccgcaataaaagaaaaaacggaAAATGTTTTTCCTGAGTGGTTTGACCCAACCGAtgagtgttttactcataaaattAAGTTGTTAGAATACTTGGTAACGGTACTGTTATTCAAAAACTCGAAATGGTtagtaaaagaagaaattagtaATGAACGACATCGGAAGCGCGAtgctaaactaaaaaaacttaa ctttttcttctattttcaggTCTATCTTGTTGtattttcaggtattttttcttcttatttttctcctttttcaGCTTTGCAACTGAgcttaacttttttaaacacaaatgttGTTTCCATCTTGTTTAAGTGcaacatttgttttaaaaaaagcaagtga
- the LOC125779977 gene encoding uncharacterized protein LOC125779977 isoform X2: MSVKRATQVLSNSVAAGIEMADSQNLFGSDEYILKCAKPTQLFVKKMNDLFDDLDCKSFVSKNPLKCPLLKNDSGKVQRLFDYIKYLKSLKLPNMAYSRCIGGFCSTIVGMIQLSQELFREQKELSFILLGKLNQDALENFFYRVRASQGINTHPSANEIQYIVARLISMKILRQNFQDKGANCEDDDDINLDWNLGPEDRHLEVEGVEHETEQLDLESFIIPDENFVEEDDTADVQIKRYYTGYGIYQKILCKIHCKKCAMAMTKTQSDLSLYSEALIKAKNYKDDADLRLVNPSDRVFEVCRLQMMWYVNLFNKYAYCSNVRSLMLSAIKEKTENVFPEWFDPTDECFTHKIKLLEYLVTVLLFKNSKWLVKEEISNERHRKRDAKLKKLK; this comes from the coding sequence atgtccgTAAAACGTGCAACCCAAGTTCTGAGCAATTCGGTTGCGGCTGGCATAGAAATGGCCGATAGCCAAAATTTATTCGGCTCCGacgaatatatattaaaatgtgcaAAGCCTACGCagctatttgttaaaaaaatgaatgatctgTTCGATGATCTAGACTGCAAgagttttgtttcaaaaaatcccTTAAAATGTCCGCTATTGAAAAACGACTCCGGGAAGGTCCAACGCCTCTTTGATTACATTAAGtatttgaaatcattaaaaCTTCCGAACATGGCTTACAGTAGGTGTATAGGTGGGTTCTGTTCCACAATTGTTGGAATGATTCAGTTGAGCCAAGAATTATTCAGGGAACAAAAAGAATTAAGTTTTATATTGCTTGGGAAACTGAATCAAGACgcgttggaaaattttttttatagggtCCGGGCTAGCCAGGGTATCAATACCCATCCGTCTGCCAATGAGATACAGTATATAGTAGCTCGtttaatttcgatgaaaattttgaGGCAAAATTTTCAAGATAAGGGGGCTAATTGTGAGGATGATGACGATATAAATTTAGACTGGAACTTAGGCCCCGAAGATCGTCATCTCGAAGTAGAGGGAGTCGAACATGAAACAGAGCAACTCGACCTGGAATCGTTTATTATTCCAGACGAAAACTTTGTTGAAGAGGACGACACAGCTGACGTCCAGATCAAGCGCTATTACACAGGCTATGGTATTTACcagaaaattttgtgtaaaattcaTTGCAAAAAATGCGCTATGGCAATGACAAAGACACAAAGTGATTTATCGCTTTATTCGGAGGCCCTAATCAAAGCGAAAAATTATAAGGATGACGCGGATTTAAGGCTAGTCAATCCAAGTGATAGGGTCTTCGAAGTGTGTCGACTGCAGATGATGTGGTACGTCAACCTTTTCAACAAATATGCTTATTGTTCAAATGTTCGTAGTCTGATGTTGTccgcaataaaagaaaaaacggaAAATGTTTTTCCTGAGTGGTTTGACCCAACCGAtgagtgttttactcataaaattAAGTTGTTAGAATACTTGGTAACGGTACTGTTATTCAAAAACTCGAAATGGTtagtaaaagaagaaattagtaATGAACGACATCGGAAGCGCGAtgctaaactaaaaaaacttaaGTAA